In Streptomyces sp. NBC_00483, a single window of DNA contains:
- the qcrB gene encoding cytochrome bc1 complex cytochrome b subunit translates to MSDDSERTRGDARRPDPPGSGERLADWADGRLGIYQLAKSQMRKVFPDHWSFMLGEICLYSFIILILTGTYLTFFFDPSTQEVIYDGAYVPLKGIRMTQAYESTVRISFEVRGGLLIRQIHHWAALVFVAGMTVHMMRVFFTGAFRKPRELNWVFGWTLLFLGIITGLTGYSLPDDLLSGTGLKFAQGAVLSVPIVGTYLAMFLFGGEFPGDDFISRLYPIHILLLPGIMLGLVALHLILVFYHKHTQFAGPGRSEKKVIGAPFFPIYVAKAGGFFFLVFGVLAVLGAVATINPVWAFGPYRTDLVTTGAQPDWYLGFSEGLIRVMPAWEINAWGHTLQLGVFLPFTLFPLILSFMAVYPFLESWITGDKREHHVADRPRDKPVRTGIGVAWLALYAVLLIGGGNDIVATQLHLSINAITWFVRISCFVAPVLAFVVTKRICLGLQHRDRDKALHGRESGQIRRLPHGEFIEVHEPLTRAELYTLNQHEQPRAYELGPRVDANGVQRKFSIRQRIRARLAKAMFGPGTYVPKATPEEYQALHSGWHESERVD, encoded by the coding sequence ATGAGCGATGACAGCGAACGCACACGAGGCGACGCGCGCCGCCCAGACCCCCCGGGTTCCGGTGAACGCCTCGCCGACTGGGCGGACGGCCGGCTCGGGATCTATCAACTCGCCAAGTCCCAGATGCGCAAGGTCTTCCCTGACCACTGGTCCTTCATGCTCGGCGAGATCTGCCTCTACAGCTTCATCATCCTCATTCTCACCGGCACCTATCTGACCTTCTTCTTCGACCCGAGCACCCAGGAAGTCATCTACGACGGCGCGTACGTCCCGCTCAAGGGCATCCGGATGACCCAGGCGTACGAGTCGACGGTGCGCATCAGCTTCGAGGTGCGCGGCGGGCTGCTGATCCGTCAGATCCACCACTGGGCGGCGCTCGTCTTCGTCGCCGGCATGACGGTGCACATGATGCGCGTCTTCTTCACCGGCGCGTTCCGCAAGCCGCGCGAGCTCAACTGGGTGTTCGGCTGGACCCTGTTGTTCCTCGGCATCATCACCGGCCTGACCGGCTACTCGCTCCCCGACGACCTGCTGTCCGGCACCGGCCTGAAGTTCGCGCAGGGCGCCGTGCTCTCGGTGCCGATCGTGGGCACGTACCTGGCGATGTTCCTGTTCGGCGGCGAGTTCCCCGGCGACGACTTCATCTCCCGGCTCTATCCGATCCACATCCTGCTGCTGCCGGGCATCATGCTGGGCCTGGTGGCGCTCCATCTGATCCTGGTCTTCTACCACAAGCACACCCAGTTCGCGGGCCCCGGCCGCAGCGAGAAGAAGGTCATCGGAGCCCCCTTCTTCCCCATCTACGTGGCGAAGGCCGGTGGCTTCTTCTTCCTCGTCTTCGGGGTGCTCGCGGTCCTCGGCGCGGTGGCGACCATCAACCCGGTGTGGGCCTTCGGGCCGTACAGAACGGATCTCGTCACGACGGGCGCGCAGCCCGACTGGTACCTCGGCTTCTCCGAGGGGCTCATCCGCGTGATGCCCGCGTGGGAGATCAACGCCTGGGGCCACACGCTGCAGTTGGGCGTCTTCCTCCCGTTCACGCTGTTCCCGCTGATCCTGTCCTTCATGGCGGTGTATCCGTTCCTGGAATCCTGGATCACGGGCGACAAGCGCGAGCACCACGTGGCGGACCGCCCGCGCGACAAGCCGGTCAGGACCGGCATCGGCGTGGCCTGGCTGGCGCTGTACGCGGTGCTGCTGATCGGCGGTGGCAACGACATCGTCGCGACACAACTGCACCTGTCGATCAACGCCATCACCTGGTTCGTGCGCATCAGCTGCTTCGTGGCACCCGTCCTCGCGTTCGTCGTCACCAAACGGATCTGTCTGGGCCTGCAGCACCGCGACCGTGACAAGGCGCTGCACGGCCGCGAGTCCGGGCAGATCAGGCGGTTGCCGCACGGCGAGTTCATCGAGGTCCACGAGCCGCTCACGCGCGCCGAGCTGTACACCCTCAACCAGCACGAGCAGCCCAGGGCCTACGAGTTGGGTCCACGGGTCGATGCGAACGGGGTGCAGCGGAAGTTCAGCATCCGGCAGCGGATACGGGCCCGGCTCGCCAAGGCGATGTTCGGCCCCGGCACGTACGTACCGAAGGCGACGCCCGAGGAGTACCAGGCGCTGCACTCGGGGTGGCACGAGTCGGAGCGGGTGGACTGA
- a CDS encoding glycoside hydrolase family 31 protein produces MRRLHREQPYPRAHRRARALAAWTTAALAAALLAAPAHEAGAATPSSGVLDAEHKSVTWQSPTYASGTVDDPKKCPSAAEDPDGKTCDRFDLKVAVPDGYWDDNPEGGVPVSVEWAKQPKDDFDMYVYDDAGKQVASSAGTADPEATVIPKADGTYHVVVVPYDVHDNSFVGKAYLPETTDAGNLTSFKGDDGSYTIAAGDLKAKADFLKGGQLRLQADPSGDFSDPAGDQIVHKQPAPDTHTTSFDAGAYYGIRSADAVLRVYKKPLRFGLYKADNRTRIWQEDRPLRWSTGGMRQSLERAKDEQFFGGGEQNGSFSHRDKTVHVANNTDWDEGGYPNSQPFYLSSAGYGAYRNTFAPGVYDFGPSVHTGQQERRLDAYYFLGDAKKVIGKYTSLVGKPFMPPVYGLEPGDADCYLHNANQGERHTLDSLKVADGYVNHQMPLGWMLVNDGYGCGYENLAETAKGLQDHNAELGLWTQDGIDKLADQVKAGQRVAKLDVAWVGNGYGMALDACDKAKAGIEDNSDARGFVWMPVSWAGAQRCGVLWSGDQKLSWDFVRWQIPTYAGATMSGIAYNTGDIGSIYSHDAKMYARDLQAKTFLPAVMTMDGWARDMTTGEKINQQPWVDGEPYTSINRKYLQLRERLMPYLYTLAKQASDTGVGGVRPLWLEYPGDANTLGGQAKYEYLAGDDFLVAPVYKDSDTRDGIYLPKGTWTDYWTGKQYKGPTTVDGYHAPIDTLPLFVKSGAIVPMWPKGTTSWKNRDKGQLGYDVYASEPGHSTYTLYEDDGVTRKFKEGASATQRVTVDTGKRGGSVINVGASKGSYAGKVSERAYTFTVHGGGAPDRVTVNGRPLSGSSWSYDEKTHVTTVRTAQLPTGKAFTVHVST; encoded by the coding sequence ATGCGAAGACTGCACCGAGAACAGCCGTATCCCAGAGCCCACCGAAGAGCCCGCGCCCTGGCCGCATGGACCACCGCGGCGCTCGCGGCGGCGCTTCTCGCCGCCCCCGCGCACGAAGCGGGCGCGGCCACGCCGAGCAGTGGTGTGCTCGATGCCGAGCACAAGAGCGTCACCTGGCAGAGCCCCACCTACGCGTCCGGAACGGTCGACGACCCCAAGAAGTGTCCGTCGGCGGCCGAGGATCCGGACGGGAAGACCTGCGACCGCTTCGACCTCAAGGTGGCGGTCCCCGACGGGTATTGGGACGACAACCCCGAGGGCGGCGTGCCGGTCTCGGTCGAGTGGGCGAAGCAGCCCAAGGACGACTTCGACATGTACGTCTACGACGACGCCGGCAAGCAGGTGGCGTCGAGCGCGGGCACCGCCGACCCCGAGGCGACGGTCATCCCGAAGGCGGACGGCACGTACCACGTGGTGGTCGTCCCGTACGACGTGCACGACAACTCCTTCGTCGGCAAGGCCTACTTGCCCGAGACGACGGACGCCGGGAACCTCACCTCCTTCAAGGGGGACGACGGCAGCTACACGATCGCCGCCGGGGACCTGAAGGCGAAGGCCGACTTCCTGAAGGGTGGTCAACTGCGGTTGCAGGCCGACCCGTCGGGCGACTTCAGTGATCCGGCAGGCGACCAGATCGTGCACAAGCAGCCCGCCCCCGACACGCACACGACGTCCTTCGACGCGGGCGCCTACTACGGCATCCGCTCCGCCGACGCCGTTCTGCGCGTCTACAAGAAGCCGCTCCGCTTCGGGCTCTACAAGGCCGACAACAGGACGCGGATCTGGCAGGAGGACAGGCCGCTGCGCTGGTCCACCGGCGGGATGCGGCAGAGTCTGGAGCGTGCGAAGGACGAGCAGTTCTTCGGCGGCGGTGAGCAGAACGGCAGCTTCTCCCACCGCGACAAGACCGTCCACGTCGCCAACAACACCGACTGGGACGAGGGCGGCTATCCCAACTCCCAGCCGTTCTACCTCTCTTCGGCCGGTTACGGCGCCTACCGGAACACCTTCGCCCCTGGTGTCTACGACTTCGGCCCCTCGGTCCACACGGGCCAGCAGGAACGACGCCTGGACGCCTACTACTTCCTCGGTGACGCCAAGAAGGTCATCGGCAAGTACACGTCGTTGGTCGGCAAGCCGTTCATGCCGCCGGTCTACGGCCTCGAACCCGGCGACGCCGACTGCTATCTGCACAACGCCAACCAGGGCGAGCGCCACACCCTCGACTCCCTGAAGGTCGCCGACGGGTATGTGAACCACCAGATGCCACTCGGCTGGATGCTGGTCAACGACGGGTACGGCTGCGGGTACGAGAACCTCGCCGAGACCGCCAAGGGCCTCCAGGACCACAATGCCGAGCTCGGGCTGTGGACGCAGGACGGCATCGACAAGCTCGCCGACCAGGTGAAGGCGGGCCAGCGCGTCGCCAAACTCGACGTCGCCTGGGTCGGCAACGGCTACGGGATGGCCCTCGACGCCTGCGACAAGGCGAAGGCCGGAATCGAGGACAACAGCGACGCCCGCGGGTTCGTCTGGATGCCGGTGTCGTGGGCGGGCGCCCAGCGATGCGGCGTCCTGTGGTCCGGCGACCAGAAGCTGTCGTGGGACTTCGTGCGCTGGCAGATCCCGACGTACGCGGGAGCGACGATGTCCGGCATCGCCTACAACACCGGCGACATCGGCTCCATTTACTCCCACGACGCCAAGATGTACGCGCGTGATCTACAGGCCAAGACGTTCCTGCCGGCCGTCATGACGATGGACGGCTGGGCCCGTGACATGACCACCGGCGAGAAGATCAACCAGCAGCCGTGGGTGGACGGCGAGCCGTACACCTCCATCAACCGCAAGTATCTGCAGCTGCGCGAGCGCCTGATGCCGTATCTCTACACGCTCGCCAAGCAGGCCTCGGACACGGGCGTCGGCGGCGTACGACCGCTGTGGCTGGAGTACCCGGGCGACGCCAACACCCTTGGCGGGCAAGCCAAGTACGAGTACCTGGCGGGCGACGACTTCCTCGTCGCTCCGGTCTACAAGGACTCCGACACCCGCGACGGCATCTATCTGCCGAAGGGCACGTGGACGGACTACTGGACGGGCAAGCAGTACAAGGGCCCGACCACCGTCGACGGCTACCACGCCCCGATCGACACGCTCCCGCTCTTCGTGAAGTCCGGGGCGATCGTGCCGATGTGGCCGAAGGGGACGACGTCGTGGAAGAACCGCGACAAGGGCCAACTGGGCTATGACGTCTACGCGTCGGAGCCTGGCCACAGCACGTACACCCTGTACGAGGACGACGGCGTGACCCGCAAGTTCAAGGAAGGCGCGTCGGCCACGCAGCGCGTGACCGTCGACACCGGCAAGCGGGGCGGCTCGGTCATCAACGTCGGTGCCAGTAAGGGCAGTTACGCGGGCAAGGTGAGCGAGCGCGCCTACACCTTCACGGTGCACGGTGGCGGGGCGCCCGACCGGGTGACCGTGAACGGACGCCCTCTGTCCGGGAGTTCATGGTCGTACGACGAGAAGACGCATGTGACGACGGTCCGCACGGCGCAGCTGCCGACGGGCAAGGCGTTTACGGTGCACGTAAGTACCTGA
- a CDS encoding MGH1-like glycoside hydrolase domain-containing protein, translated as MTAHQPARRPARAALAALLLIGGAGLAAPPAAAAPRPSPDYADVLDLHGTPKAALPGDAEDNNAISTFSDRGAWHSYALPKAGDRAAYGGFSGPLYIAQEYPWWLSKSFSRMRLSEGGRTLDLAGGGTPRFTSKPGRLLQSYDLGRGLTLTLELRFATNRTALVRAEVRNRGSKARTLGADWSGSLLRPKKAPMHDAPALKSTGHGVGVDFAKVREKWDYLTDGTERFEVTHKDPVRTTVDGDKYRTEAASPVALAPGAAHRFDWTESYTFTDAERTREARRARAVLAAPQAYATAGDARWRGYVAGVTRGVPAERRRTAVKSLETLVTNWRSAAGQIKHDGVTPSISYKWFTGGLWAWDSWKQAVGTARFAPELAESQIRSMFDWQITEGSKTRPQDTGMVPDAVFYNDPARGGGNWNERNSKPPMASWSVWEVYRKSGDRSFLRELYPKLAAYQAWWYRNRDHDHDGLAEYGATVDPANDSTEERRLAAAWESGLDNAPRFDAKLGTSVVANHAADGTLLGYSLDQESVDLNAYLAQDQAYLARIADAIGRPGEAAKWRKKADATNAAVRAKFYDPADGWFHDIALKGGAPLTDRGRGIEGAVPLWTGAATKEQAARVRQRLTDPGEFATHVPFPTVSKASPYFDSTAYWRGPVWFDHAYIALSGLRRYGYTKDADDLTGKLLANSKGLTGDRPIQENYDPLTGAPLNSPNFSWSASLLLPILSGEQ; from the coding sequence GTGACCGCCCATCAGCCCGCACGCCGCCCCGCCCGCGCCGCCCTCGCCGCCCTCCTGCTCATCGGTGGAGCCGGTCTTGCCGCCCCGCCCGCGGCAGCCGCGCCGCGACCCTCGCCCGACTACGCCGACGTTCTCGACCTGCACGGCACCCCGAAGGCAGCGCTGCCGGGGGATGCCGAGGACAACAACGCCATCAGCACCTTCTCGGACCGAGGGGCCTGGCACTCCTACGCTCTGCCGAAGGCCGGGGACCGTGCCGCGTACGGCGGGTTCAGCGGGCCGCTCTACATCGCGCAGGAGTATCCGTGGTGGCTGAGCAAGTCGTTCAGCCGGATGCGGCTCAGCGAGGGCGGTCGCACGCTCGATCTCGCCGGCGGTGGCACGCCTCGCTTCACCTCGAAGCCGGGGCGTCTGCTCCAGTCGTACGACCTCGGGCGCGGGCTCACCCTCACCCTCGAGCTGCGGTTCGCCACCAACCGGACGGCCCTGGTGCGTGCGGAGGTGCGCAACAGAGGCTCAAAGGCCCGCACGCTCGGCGCCGACTGGAGCGGCAGTCTGCTGCGGCCGAAGAAGGCGCCCATGCACGACGCGCCCGCCCTGAAGTCCACCGGGCACGGCGTCGGCGTCGACTTCGCCAAGGTGCGGGAGAAGTGGGACTACCTCACCGACGGCACCGAGCGCTTCGAGGTCACGCACAAGGACCCTGTGCGGACGACCGTCGACGGTGACAAGTACCGGACCGAGGCCGCCTCCCCGGTCGCCCTCGCCCCCGGCGCCGCGCACCGCTTCGACTGGACGGAGTCGTACACGTTCACCGATGCCGAGCGCACCCGCGAGGCGCGGCGGGCGCGCGCCGTGCTGGCCGCCCCGCAGGCGTACGCCACCGCCGGTGATGCCCGCTGGCGCGGCTACGTCGCCGGGGTCACGCGCGGGGTGCCCGCCGAGCGGCGCCGTACCGCCGTGAAGTCCCTGGAGACCCTCGTCACCAACTGGCGTTCCGCGGCAGGGCAGATCAAGCACGACGGCGTGACGCCCTCCATCTCGTACAAGTGGTTCACCGGCGGTCTGTGGGCCTGGGACAGCTGGAAGCAGGCCGTGGGAACCGCCCGCTTCGCCCCGGAGCTCGCCGAGTCGCAGATCCGGTCCATGTTCGACTGGCAGATCACCGAAGGGTCGAAGACCCGGCCGCAGGACACAGGGATGGTCCCCGACGCCGTCTTCTACAACGACCCCGCGCGCGGTGGCGGGAACTGGAACGAGCGCAACTCCAAGCCCCCGATGGCCAGTTGGTCCGTGTGGGAGGTGTACCGGAAGAGCGGAGACCGGTCCTTCCTGCGGGAGCTGTATCCGAAGCTCGCCGCCTACCAGGCCTGGTGGTACCGCAACCGGGACCACGACCACGACGGCCTCGCCGAGTACGGCGCCACCGTCGACCCCGCCAATGACTCGACCGAGGAGCGCCGCCTCGCCGCGGCCTGGGAGAGCGGCCTGGACAACGCGCCGCGCTTCGACGCGAAGCTCGGCACCTCCGTCGTCGCCAACCACGCAGCCGACGGCACCCTGCTCGGCTACTCGCTCGACCAGGAGTCCGTCGACCTCAACGCCTATCTCGCCCAGGACCAGGCCTACTTGGCACGCATCGCAGACGCGATCGGCCGCCCCGGCGAGGCCGCGAAGTGGCGGAAGAAGGCGGACGCCACGAACGCCGCCGTGCGGGCCAAGTTCTACGACCCGGCCGACGGCTGGTTCCACGACATCGCTCTGAAGGGCGGCGCGCCGCTCACCGACCGCGGTCGCGGCATCGAGGGCGCCGTCCCGCTGTGGACCGGCGCTGCCACCAAGGAACAGGCCGCGCGCGTGCGCCAACGCCTCACGGACCCAGGCGAGTTCGCCACCCACGTGCCGTTCCCGACGGTGTCGAAGGCGTCCCCGTACTTCGACTCGACGGCCTACTGGCGCGGACCCGTCTGGTTCGACCACGCGTACATCGCGCTGAGCGGACTGCGCCGGTACGGCTACACCAAGGACGCCGACGACCTCACCGGCAAGCTCCTCGCCAACAGCAAGGGGCTCACCGGGGACCGCCCGATCCAGGAGAACTACGACCCGCTGACCGGCGCCCCGCTCAACTCGCCGAACTTCAGCTGGTCGGCATCGCTGCTGCTGCCGATCCTGTCCGGCGAGCAGTGA
- a CDS encoding serine hydrolase domain-containing protein — protein sequence MTESTGLTEVLAPHVSKGPVPGAVGLVARGDRVEVAAVGHTDTEGGTPMARDSIFRIASITKPIVAAALMTLVEEGRIALDSPLSHWLPELAAPNVVRDPAGPIEDVVPAARPITVEDLLTFRAGWGFPSDFSLPAVQPLFALMDPHHPQRVPEPDTWLASLAGVPLLHQPGDVWLYNVGSDIQGVLISRMTGSSLPDFLAERIFEPLGMVDTGFEVPAAKRDRFTSAYVPTADGGAELVDAPDGQWSSLPAFPSGAGGLVSTADDWLAFARMLLADGSSVLSADSVRLMTTDHLTAEQRAASGLFTEGEGWGFGGSVDVTRTHPYNVPGRYGWVGGTGTAAHLTPTTGTVSVLMTQLAMSGPTPPQIMRDFWTYAAS from the coding sequence ATGACCGAGAGCACCGGCCTGACCGAGGTCCTGGCCCCACACGTGTCGAAGGGTCCCGTGCCGGGGGCCGTCGGGCTCGTGGCCCGCGGCGACCGGGTCGAGGTGGCGGCCGTCGGCCACACCGACACCGAGGGCGGGACGCCGATGGCCCGCGACTCGATCTTCCGGATCGCGTCGATCACCAAGCCGATCGTGGCGGCGGCCCTCATGACGCTCGTCGAGGAGGGCCGCATCGCCCTGGACTCGCCGCTCTCGCACTGGCTTCCCGAGCTCGCCGCGCCGAACGTGGTGCGCGATCCGGCCGGCCCGATCGAGGACGTGGTCCCGGCGGCCCGCCCGATCACCGTGGAGGACCTACTCACCTTCCGGGCGGGCTGGGGCTTCCCCTCCGACTTCTCCCTCCCGGCCGTGCAGCCGCTGTTCGCGCTGATGGACCCGCACCACCCGCAGCGGGTCCCCGAGCCGGACACCTGGCTGGCCTCGCTCGCCGGAGTGCCGCTGCTGCACCAGCCCGGCGACGTCTGGCTCTACAACGTCGGCTCGGACATCCAGGGCGTACTGATCTCCCGCATGACGGGCAGCTCGCTCCCTGACTTCCTCGCCGAGCGGATCTTCGAGCCGCTCGGCATGGTCGACACCGGCTTCGAGGTACCCGCCGCCAAGCGCGACCGCTTCACCAGCGCCTACGTACCCACGGCCGACGGCGGCGCCGAGCTCGTCGACGCCCCGGACGGCCAGTGGAGCAGTCTGCCCGCGTTCCCCTCCGGCGCGGGCGGGCTCGTCTCCACGGCCGACGACTGGCTGGCGTTCGCCCGGATGCTGCTCGCCGACGGCAGCTCCGTGCTCTCCGCGGACTCGGTGCGGCTGATGACCACAGACCATCTGACCGCCGAACAGCGCGCCGCGAGCGGCCTGTTCACGGAGGGCGAGGGCTGGGGCTTCGGCGGCTCCGTCGACGTCACCCGCACCCACCCCTACAACGTGCCGGGCCGCTACGGCTGGGTGGGCGGCACCGGCACCGCCGCCCACCTCACACCGACGACCGGGACGGTGTCGGTGCTGATGACCCAGCTCGCGATGAGCGGGCCGACGCCGCCGCAGATCATGCGGGACTTCTGGACGTACGCGGCGTCCTGA